A portion of the Actinomycetota bacterium genome contains these proteins:
- a CDS encoding dihydroorotate dehydrogenase, whose protein sequence is MEAAAGVELGIEITGIRLKNPVLVSSGTFGNGREYAEWLDIEKLGGLTTKSVTLEPCPGNPPPRLWETPCGMLNSIGLENKGLEHFLAEELPWLSGLDLPVWVNVAGFSSGEYVELAREISGSGMADAIELNISCPNVKRGGIHFSADPLEASSLVERVKGVTDIPVYVKLTPRCGDLAAMARTLAAAGADGLSLINTVPAMAVDIETARPRLANLTGGLSGPAIHPIAVLAVWEVADAVDLPIIGMGGIWTWRDAVEMMMVGADAVAVGTLNFTAPAGTLDIIAGMADYLGRRGLATASQLVDMARREAG, encoded by the coding sequence TTGGAAGCGGCTGCAGGAGTAGAGCTCGGGATCGAGATCACCGGGATCCGCCTCAAGAACCCCGTCCTGGTCTCCTCGGGGACCTTCGGTAACGGCAGGGAATATGCAGAATGGCTGGACATCGAGAAGCTGGGGGGATTGACGACCAAGTCGGTGACCCTGGAACCATGCCCGGGAAACCCTCCGCCGCGCCTTTGGGAGACCCCTTGCGGCATGCTCAACTCCATCGGCTTGGAGAACAAGGGCCTCGAGCATTTCCTGGCCGAGGAGCTGCCGTGGCTCTCCGGGCTGGACCTGCCGGTATGGGTTAACGTGGCCGGCTTCTCATCCGGGGAGTACGTCGAGCTGGCCAGGGAGATCTCGGGAAGCGGCATGGCGGATGCCATCGAGCTCAATATCTCGTGCCCCAATGTCAAGAGGGGCGGCATCCATTTCTCGGCCGATCCCCTGGAGGCATCCTCTCTGGTCGAGAGGGTCAAGGGAGTCACAGACATCCCGGTATACGTCAAACTAACCCCGCGCTGTGGCGATCTGGCTGCCATGGCCAGGACACTGGCCGCGGCGGGAGCGGACGGGCTGAGCCTGATCAACACCGTACCGGCCATGGCCGTGGATATCGAGACCGCCCGCCCCCGGCTCGCGAACTTGACCGGGGGACTCTCGGGACCGGCCATCCACCCCATCGCTGTGCTGGCGGTGTGGGAGGTGGCGGATGCCGTGGACCTGCCCATCATCGGCATGGGGGGCATATGGACATGGCGGGACGCAGTGGAGATGATGATGGTGGGCGCTGATGCCGTAGCCGTGGGCACGCTCAACTTCACCGCTCCCGCGGGAACCCTGGACATAATCGCCGGCATGGCTGACTATCTCGGGCGTAGAGGGTTGGCCACGGCCTCGCAACTGGTGGACATGGCGCGCCGGGAGGCAGGGTGA
- the rpoZ gene encoding DNA-directed RNA polymerase subunit omega — protein MKTRIDDLLLWIDNSRFGLTITAAKRARQINNYFRHLGEGLGHDAGPQIRSASNKSLTLALEEIAADKLEFEHPEDGRNER, from the coding sequence ATGAAGACCAGGATCGATGATCTCTTGCTTTGGATCGATAACTCCAGGTTTGGTTTGACCATAACCGCCGCGAAGCGAGCGCGCCAGATCAACAACTACTTCCGTCACCTGGGAGAAGGTCTGGGGCACGATGCCGGGCCACAGATAAGGTCGGCGTCGAATAAGTCGCTGACCCTGGCCCTCGAGGAGATAGCCGCCGACAAGCTGGAGTTCGAACACCCCGAAGACGGTAGAAATGAACGTTAG
- a CDS encoding ATP-grasp domain-containing protein, with product MTHDGCALVIGPGPVTLPQGPAFQYMAARGCAILRRLGKRVLVLEDNPATLMDVGGGEEDLFVEPAAVEVVQRIVSSLEVGSIWFGFGGRRSWQLAMRLAGEGWYEEAGIAVPDMDDRTLWLCGDRSLLREALEQAGIPNPAFHAVGGLSEGQVAVERLGFPLVVRAHFSCGGCGAGLVYNLEDYPAMLEEAMRESLTGEVLVEEALVGWRKYIAIVLRDLDGLTSVAGVIEQQEPLPVHDEDAVLVYPSRRCGRDGEYAVRELARKTVESLGLQGVIEVKLAAAPGWESLYVIDVNPRPWRTVPLLETAKGIDLVGAHVNLLMGKGLAREFSDAEGRRPVTAVMAKPNPFFQDEAGGEGYISLASRSMGRRLSRAGEPGAETGTETPTRQGEPEWFCMSRSAETALKRGIMLVGGDNRGPSGGYEANVNCLYALGEWKREGGGAVLYTPDPGFALYAASHADAVILGQLTAEEIAQAAEAMSTGVVSVHFGGRAALSCAPGLAAAGLGLLGAQDLEGRKTVSSALEKARRAGLRVVEYALSETRDEGEALLQGADYPMLATVEEEGAKSIQRMIYGVEDGRAFLRDHAGKSVLWRRLREETQEVQVEAVASDAGHTVLLWEQLDAAGVFSTDGLAVYPPRYLTSEQSGRALELARQAMDVLGWRGNLSMRIRISNGDIDIWSISPGASANLPFLCRAASLPLAAMGMRALVGMKPEGFVANESISAVRAPLIPFGLIADSDILPSPQRRSTGSVMGVAGDPGIALAKALWSQGMRPRPGSRVFLSVANREKRRALMLARELQGSGHVLMATRGTAHALEAAGIKVETVNKLREGRPNVLDLIRNGQVGMVINVPRGKHPHSDGFYIRAASVRHGIPCITNMEVALALARGMRQADPPAWDIRPLTAYAASGHAVGGA from the coding sequence ATGACACATGACGGTTGCGCGCTGGTCATCGGGCCCGGTCCCGTGACCCTTCCCCAGGGCCCTGCTTTCCAGTATATGGCGGCGAGGGGGTGTGCCATCCTGCGCCGTCTCGGAAAGCGGGTACTTGTCCTGGAGGACAATCCCGCCACCCTCATGGACGTCGGCGGAGGCGAGGAAGACCTGTTCGTGGAGCCCGCTGCAGTGGAGGTCGTGCAGAGGATCGTATCCAGCCTGGAGGTGGGATCCATCTGGTTCGGGTTTGGTGGGAGGAGGAGCTGGCAGCTGGCCATGCGCCTGGCGGGGGAGGGATGGTACGAGGAAGCCGGCATCGCGGTGCCGGACATGGACGACCGTACCCTCTGGCTGTGCGGCGACCGGTCATTGCTGCGGGAGGCGCTGGAACAGGCGGGCATCCCCAACCCCGCCTTCCATGCCGTGGGCGGCCTGAGCGAGGGCCAGGTCGCCGTGGAGAGGTTGGGGTTTCCGCTGGTGGTGAGGGCGCATTTCTCGTGCGGGGGGTGCGGCGCGGGCCTGGTGTACAACCTGGAGGACTATCCGGCCATGCTGGAGGAAGCGATGCGGGAGAGCCTCACCGGTGAGGTGCTGGTGGAAGAGGCCCTGGTTGGATGGCGGAAGTACATCGCCATCGTGCTAAGGGACCTTGACGGCCTGACCAGTGTCGCGGGGGTGATCGAGCAGCAGGAGCCGCTTCCGGTGCATGATGAGGACGCGGTGCTGGTATATCCATCACGGAGGTGCGGGCGGGACGGTGAGTATGCGGTAAGGGAGCTGGCCCGAAAGACCGTGGAGTCACTGGGCCTTCAAGGAGTCATAGAGGTTAAACTCGCGGCGGCGCCGGGATGGGAATCCCTCTACGTAATCGACGTGAACCCTAGGCCATGGCGTACGGTCCCCCTGCTGGAAACGGCGAAGGGGATCGATCTTGTAGGCGCTCACGTGAACCTGTTGATGGGCAAGGGACTGGCGAGGGAATTCAGCGATGCGGAAGGCCGGCGCCCGGTCACGGCCGTGATGGCAAAGCCCAACCCCTTTTTCCAGGACGAGGCGGGTGGAGAGGGCTATATCTCTCTGGCCAGCCGCTCCATGGGGCGGCGGCTCTCCAGGGCGGGCGAGCCGGGGGCGGAGACGGGCACGGAAACCCCTACACGCCAGGGTGAGCCGGAATGGTTCTGCATGTCGCGGTCAGCGGAGACGGCCCTCAAGCGCGGGATCATGCTGGTGGGTGGCGACAACCGTGGCCCTTCCGGAGGATACGAGGCCAACGTGAACTGCCTGTATGCCCTGGGAGAATGGAAGCGGGAGGGAGGCGGAGCGGTCCTTTATACGCCGGACCCAGGTTTCGCCCTCTACGCGGCATCCCATGCGGATGCCGTCATCCTGGGTCAGCTGACCGCGGAAGAGATCGCACAAGCGGCAGAGGCGATGAGCACGGGAGTAGTAAGCGTGCACTTCGGTGGACGGGCAGCTCTGAGTTGTGCGCCCGGCCTTGCCGCGGCGGGGCTTGGGCTGCTGGGCGCGCAAGACCTCGAGGGCCGAAAGACCGTTTCCAGCGCGTTGGAGAAGGCGCGGCGGGCCGGCCTGCGTGTCGTAGAATACGCGCTCAGCGAGACCAGGGATGAGGGAGAGGCGCTGCTGCAGGGAGCGGATTATCCCATGCTGGCGACGGTCGAGGAGGAGGGTGCGAAATCCATTCAAAGGATGATATACGGCGTTGAGGACGGCAGGGCGTTCCTGCGAGATCACGCCGGCAAGAGCGTCCTGTGGCGTCGCTTGCGCGAGGAGACGCAGGAGGTGCAGGTAGAGGCGGTGGCATCGGATGCAGGACACACCGTCCTGCTATGGGAACAGCTCGATGCGGCGGGGGTCTTCTCAACGGACGGCCTGGCCGTGTACCCTCCCCGTTATCTCACCTCGGAACAGTCGGGCCGGGCCCTGGAACTGGCCAGGCAGGCCATGGACGTTCTGGGCTGGAGGGGGAACCTCTCCATGCGCATCCGTATAAGCAACGGGGACATCGACATCTGGAGCATCTCCCCCGGGGCCTCGGCAAACCTGCCTTTCCTCTGTCGCGCCGCGTCGCTGCCGCTGGCTGCCATGGGAATGAGGGCACTGGTCGGTATGAAGCCGGAGGGTTTCGTGGCCAACGAGAGTATCAGCGCGGTAAGGGCGCCGCTCATACCCTTCGGGCTGATAGCGGATTCCGATATCCTGCCGTCTCCCCAGCGGCGCTCCACGGGTTCGGTCATGGGCGTGGCCGGGGATCCCGGCATCGCTCTGGCCAAAGCCTTGTGGAGCCAGGGAATGCGCCCCCGTCCGGGGAGCAGGGTGTTCCTGAGCGTGGCCAACCGCGAAAAGAGACGCGCCCTCATGCTGGCGAGGGAGCTGCAGGGGTCCGGCCATGTCCTCATGGCGACCCGGGGCACCGCGCATGCGCTGGAGGCTGCGGGCATCAAGGTGGAGACGGTGAACAAGCTGCGCGAAGGTCGTCCGAACGTCCTGGATCTGATCAGGAACGGACAGGTGGGAATGGTGATCAACGTGCCGAGGGGAAAACACCCCCATTCGGACGGCTTCTACATCCGGGCGGCCTCCGTCCGACACGGCATACCCTGTATCACCAACATGGAGGTAGCCCTCGCGTTGGCAAGGGGGATGCGCCAGGCGGATCCCCCTGCTTGGGACATAAGACCGCTGACCGCCTATGCCGCGTCCGGGCATGCGGTGGGGGGTGCATGA
- the mihF gene encoding integration host factor, actinobacterial type: MAKQKLPELTAEQRKAALEKAAKVRKERAEIKKKLKAGQLKVSDILKKADDEIYGKMTVKSVIESVPGVGKLRAAKIMEEIGISTSRRVKGLGPKQVAALKDKFA; the protein is encoded by the coding sequence ATGGCCAAACAAAAGCTCCCGGAATTGACAGCAGAACAGCGCAAGGCAGCCTTGGAGAAAGCGGCAAAGGTAAGGAAGGAAAGGGCAGAGATCAAGAAAAAGCTCAAGGCGGGCCAACTGAAGGTAAGCGACATCTTGAAGAAGGCGGACGATGAGATATATGGCAAGATGACCGTGAAGTCTGTGATCGAGTCAGTGCCGGGTGTCGGAAAGCTGCGGGCGGCAAAGATCATGGAGGAGATCGGCATCTCTACCTCTCGTCGGGTGAAAGGCCTGGGACCGAAGCAGGTAGCGGCCCTCAAGGATAAGTTCGCCTGA
- a CDS encoding long-chain fatty acid--CoA ligase produces MNIGEWPTRWAARYPDEPCIKYGDLELSKEQFNSRINRLAHALQDMGVKKGSRFAALMANSNVFLEVLLALNKLGGIMVPLNFRLAAPELEYILGDSEPIGLIYSPEFADTANELRGRVPSIKQFYRELEGGNDADTLYEEWIAAMPEDEPVPDAEVTLDDYQFIMYTSGTTGKPKGAAILHGNTQWNAINSINMYAMGTSDVGIACAPLFHIGGLAVSAFPILYVGGLLTMQRFFNPVETLQIIERDRVTLMFGIPVMFLLMTQVPEYETTDYSSVRFFIAGGAPCPRPLIETWLEHGINFNQGYGMTETATAITALRTEDALRKLGSCGKPVFHTDIKIVDTEGAETQRGEMGEVWVKGPNVIREYWRLPEATAESITDGWLHTGDMGYIDDEGYLYLVDRRKDMYISGGENVYPAEVEDVLMAFEKVADAGVIGIPDDKWGEVGLAVIVPTPGVVVSEEEIIDFCRGRLAKYKIPKKVAFVEALPRTATGKILKKELKAQFAN; encoded by the coding sequence ATGAACATCGGTGAGTGGCCTACCCGTTGGGCGGCACGTTATCCGGACGAGCCCTGCATCAAGTACGGCGACCTGGAGTTGAGCAAGGAACAGTTCAATTCCAGGATCAACCGTCTCGCCCACGCGCTGCAGGATATGGGGGTCAAGAAGGGGTCACGTTTCGCGGCGCTGATGGCCAACAGCAACGTCTTCCTGGAAGTACTGCTGGCCCTGAACAAGCTCGGCGGGATCATGGTGCCCCTGAATTTCCGCCTGGCAGCCCCGGAACTGGAATACATCCTGGGCGACTCGGAACCCATCGGTCTCATCTATTCCCCGGAGTTCGCGGATACCGCGAACGAGCTGCGCGGCAGGGTCCCCTCCATCAAGCAGTTCTACCGTGAGCTCGAAGGGGGCAACGATGCTGATACCCTCTACGAGGAATGGATCGCCGCCATGCCCGAGGACGAGCCGGTGCCCGACGCCGAGGTGACCCTGGACGATTACCAGTTCATCATGTACACGTCGGGGACCACCGGCAAGCCCAAAGGGGCGGCCATCCTCCACGGCAACACACAGTGGAACGCCATCAATTCCATCAACATGTACGCCATGGGCACCTCGGATGTCGGCATAGCGTGTGCTCCCCTATTCCACATCGGCGGTCTTGCGGTCTCCGCCTTCCCCATCCTTTATGTTGGCGGACTGCTCACCATGCAGCGTTTCTTCAACCCCGTGGAGACCCTGCAGATCATCGAGAGGGACCGGGTGACCCTCATGTTCGGGATCCCGGTCATGTTCCTGCTCATGACCCAGGTACCTGAATACGAGACCACCGACTACTCGAGCGTGCGTTTCTTCATCGCGGGTGGCGCCCCTTGCCCCCGCCCCCTCATCGAGACCTGGCTCGAGCACGGCATAAACTTCAACCAGGGATACGGGATGACCGAGACGGCCACCGCCATCACCGCTCTGCGCACCGAGGACGCCCTCAGGAAACTGGGGTCGTGCGGCAAGCCCGTCTTCCATACCGACATCAAGATCGTCGACACCGAGGGCGCTGAGACGCAGCGTGGCGAGATGGGCGAGGTATGGGTGAAGGGCCCCAACGTCATCCGTGAGTACTGGCGTCTTCCCGAAGCGACGGCTGAGTCCATCACCGACGGATGGCTGCATACCGGCGATATGGGATATATAGACGACGAGGGCTACCTCTACCTGGTTGACCGCCGCAAGGACATGTACATATCCGGCGGAGAAAACGTCTATCCCGCCGAGGTAGAGGACGTGCTCATGGCCTTCGAAAAGGTCGCGGATGCCGGTGTCATAGGCATACCGGACGACAAATGGGGCGAGGTCGGCCTGGCGGTGATCGTGCCCACTCCGGGGGTGGTGGTGAGCGAGGAGGAGATCATCGACTTCTGCCGCGGAAGGCTGGCCAAGTACAAGATCCCCAAGAAGGTCGCCTTCGTGGAGGCTCTGCCGCGTACCGCAACCGGGAAGATACTGAAAAAGGAGCTGAAAGCGCAGTTCGCGAACTAG
- the gmk gene encoding guanylate kinase translates to MPQGRLFVVAGPSGAGKGTLIAALLQRYPTAWLSVSATTRKPREGEVDGVQYFFLTEDAFREMAAAGDFLEWAEVHGKLYGTPRSGVLDMLDAGRDVVLEIDVQGARQVREKVPDAVAIFVAPPSAQVLEERLRKRGTEDEAELRRRLRNASMESREKGDYRYVVVNDQLYRAVEDFCAIYEKESPLQRKD, encoded by the coding sequence ATGCCCCAGGGACGTCTTTTTGTCGTCGCCGGCCCATCCGGCGCGGGGAAAGGCACGCTCATCGCCGCATTACTGCAACGTTATCCCACTGCCTGGTTGTCGGTGTCCGCCACCACCAGGAAGCCCCGGGAGGGAGAGGTGGACGGCGTACAGTACTTCTTCCTGACCGAGGACGCTTTCAGGGAGATGGCGGCAGCGGGCGACTTCCTTGAGTGGGCGGAGGTCCACGGCAAGCTGTACGGCACCCCAAGGAGCGGGGTTTTGGACATGTTGGACGCCGGAAGGGACGTCGTCCTGGAGATCGATGTCCAGGGCGCCAGGCAAGTGAGAGAGAAGGTGCCGGACGCGGTCGCCATATTCGTTGCTCCCCCCTCCGCCCAGGTGCTCGAGGAGAGGTTGCGAAAACGCGGCACGGAAGACGAGGCGGAACTGCGGAGACGTTTGCGCAATGCCTCCATGGAGAGCAGGGAGAAGGGCGATTACCGGTACGTGGTGGTAAATGACCAGCTCTATCGCGCTGTGGAGGATTTTTGTGCTATATATGAAAAGGAAAGTCCGCTGCAGAGAAAAGATTGA
- the coaBC gene encoding bifunctional phosphopantothenoylcysteine decarboxylase/phosphopantothenate--cysteine ligase CoaBC, producing the protein MNCIVLGVSGGIAAYKAVDVARRFTALGFDVRVIMTEHATRLVGPATFRSVTGNPVAVGMFEDTWPPMQHITLARNADLVVVAPATANLLARMAHGLADDLLSTTLLATRSPVLVAPAMNVEMWKHPATKDNLQVLRRRGVRTVGPESGALACGEEGEGRMSEPAIIVEAALQIMGVKKSLEGRQVLVTAGGTREPIDPVRFVGNRSSGKMGYALAETARRMGADVVLVSAPSQLAPPRGVKVITVETADEMWDEVTALAPECDVVVMAAAVADFTPARRSAEKIKKEGRDGLVIELEPTRDILMHLGEVKAPGQVLVGFAAETGDLMEHAREKMRAKKADMLVANDVTARGSGFDSDTNQAVLLFTDGRVAELDLMPKAELAVRIWEEVVGLLEV; encoded by the coding sequence ATGAACTGTATAGTACTTGGTGTTTCAGGCGGGATAGCCGCCTACAAGGCGGTCGATGTCGCACGCCGGTTCACCGCACTCGGATTCGACGTCAGGGTGATCATGACCGAACATGCCACCAGGCTCGTGGGACCGGCGACCTTCAGGTCGGTCACCGGCAACCCGGTGGCCGTGGGCATGTTCGAGGATACATGGCCGCCGATGCAGCACATCACGCTGGCCAGGAATGCCGATCTCGTGGTGGTGGCACCGGCGACGGCTAACCTGCTCGCGAGGATGGCCCACGGCCTCGCCGATGACCTCCTCTCCACAACCCTCCTCGCCACGCGCTCTCCGGTACTGGTGGCCCCGGCGATGAACGTAGAGATGTGGAAACATCCCGCCACGAAGGACAACCTCCAGGTGCTGCGCCGCCGCGGCGTGAGAACGGTGGGACCGGAGAGCGGAGCACTCGCTTGCGGAGAGGAGGGAGAGGGCAGGATGTCGGAGCCCGCCATCATCGTCGAGGCTGCCCTGCAGATTATGGGGGTGAAGAAAAGCCTTGAGGGCAGGCAGGTACTGGTAACGGCGGGAGGGACCAGGGAACCCATCGATCCCGTGCGTTTCGTTGGGAACCGCTCCAGCGGCAAGATGGGATATGCGCTGGCGGAGACGGCCCGGCGCATGGGAGCGGATGTGGTCCTGGTGAGCGCGCCTTCACAACTCGCCCCTCCGCGCGGCGTGAAAGTGATAACGGTAGAGACCGCCGATGAGATGTGGGACGAAGTGACCGCTCTCGCTCCGGAGTGCGACGTGGTGGTCATGGCGGCCGCCGTGGCTGATTTCACTCCGGCAAGACGCAGTGCCGAGAAGATAAAGAAAGAGGGACGCGACGGTCTCGTGATCGAGCTTGAGCCGACACGGGATATACTGATGCATCTGGGCGAGGTGAAGGCACCGGGTCAGGTCCTGGTGGGGTTTGCCGCCGAGACAGGGGACCTGATGGAGCATGCGCGGGAGAAGATGCGGGCCAAGAAGGCCGACATGCTGGTGGCAAACGACGTCACGGCGCGCGGTTCCGGGTTTGATTCCGACACCAACCAGGCGGTGCTGCTTTTTACCGATGGAAGGGTAGCGGAGTTGGACCTCATGCCCAAGGCGGAGCTGGCCGTGCGCATCTGGGAAGAGGTCGTGGGGCTACTCGAGGTCTGA
- the pyrE gene encoding orotate phosphoribosyltransferase produces MNQWEVMEILEGEEALRKGHFLLTSGLHSDTYVQCARVLQHPQLAESLAGEIAKDFSAEDIDVVVSPALGGIIIGYLVAMAMRKRMLFGERVEGRLALRRGQAIKAGERALIVEDVITTGGSVRELMEVVKAAGGSVVGVGALIARGEGGGFDVTCKALLRLEAATWTADGCPLCRKGIELETPGSRRLG; encoded by the coding sequence ATGAACCAGTGGGAGGTAATGGAAATCCTGGAGGGAGAGGAGGCGCTGCGAAAGGGCCACTTCCTCCTCACCTCCGGGCTGCATAGCGATACCTACGTGCAATGCGCCAGGGTCCTGCAGCACCCGCAGCTCGCGGAGAGCCTGGCGGGGGAGATAGCCAAGGACTTCAGTGCGGAGGACATCGACGTGGTGGTCAGCCCGGCACTGGGAGGCATAATCATCGGCTACCTCGTCGCCATGGCTATGAGGAAGCGCATGCTCTTCGGGGAGAGGGTGGAAGGGAGGCTTGCGCTGCGGCGCGGGCAGGCCATAAAGGCGGGAGAAAGGGCACTGATCGTCGAGGACGTAATCACCACCGGAGGCTCGGTGCGGGAACTAATGGAGGTGGTGAAGGCGGCGGGAGGCAGTGTCGTCGGGGTGGGAGCCCTGATAGCAAGGGGTGAAGGCGGCGGTTTCGACGTGACCTGCAAGGCACTACTGAGACTGGAGGCCGCGACCTGGACGGCGGACGGATGTCCGCTATGCCGGAAGGGGATTGAACTGGAAACTCCTGGCAGCAGAAGGCTCGGGTGA
- a CDS encoding corrinoid protein, with product MDDIERVRNTLVELDIDNIQDVIREALDAGIPPLDIALRGLGEGMKTIGELFQSEEYYLADLVLAGETMKEGMAVLDPHLAADASSTKGPVVVFTVKGDIHDIGKNLVVTMLSSAGFKVIDLGVDVPESRVVEALKQSGASLVGMSVLITPMIASIGDVVDAIREAGLRDKVKIAIGGACTTPELVERFGLDALGRDAVDAVRIFEEWSP from the coding sequence GTGGACGACATAGAAAGAGTGAGGAATACCCTGGTCGAACTGGACATCGACAACATTCAGGATGTGATCCGTGAAGCCCTGGATGCCGGCATACCGCCGCTGGATATCGCCCTCAGGGGCCTTGGGGAGGGCATGAAAACCATAGGCGAACTCTTCCAGTCCGAGGAGTATTACCTCGCGGACCTGGTGCTTGCCGGCGAGACCATGAAAGAGGGCATGGCCGTGCTGGATCCCCACCTGGCTGCTGATGCCTCCTCCACCAAGGGCCCGGTGGTGGTGTTCACGGTCAAGGGCGACATCCACGACATCGGCAAAAACCTGGTCGTGACCATGCTCTCCTCGGCGGGCTTCAAGGTCATCGATCTGGGGGTGGACGTACCGGAATCACGAGTGGTCGAGGCGCTGAAGCAGAGCGGCGCATCCCTGGTGGGTATGTCGGTGCTGATCACGCCCATGATCGCCTCCATCGGCGACGTCGTTGACGCCATCAGGGAAGCGGGACTGCGCGATAAGGTGAAGATCGCCATCGGCGGGGCATGTACCACCCCTGAGCTGGTGGAGAGGTTCGGCCTCGATGCGCTGGGTAGGGATGCCGTGGACGCCGTGCGCATCTTCGAGGAGTGGTCGCCGTAA
- the pyrF gene encoding orotidine-5'-phosphate decarboxylase produces MKRKNDPFIVALDIAETEALLRMATVLRGEVETVKIGLEAYTVTGPDIIITLREMGFRVFADLKLHDIPNTVGGAVRALVRKGASMITIHCSGGRAMLEAAVRAAGEEAPAAGTARPLLLGVTVLTSLDEAGAAEIGWENGIGHAVSSLARLAVESGLDGVVASPREALRLREDLGQGAVIVTPGIRARDEDAQDQARTASAGGALASGADFLVVGRPVTARQDPVKALRELRREAGIQGA; encoded by the coding sequence ATGAAAAGAAAGAACGACCCCTTTATCGTCGCGCTGGATATCGCGGAGACAGAAGCGCTGCTGCGCATGGCGACGGTGTTGCGCGGGGAGGTGGAAACGGTGAAGATCGGGCTGGAGGCCTACACGGTCACGGGTCCCGATATCATCATTACCCTGCGCGAGATGGGTTTTCGTGTTTTCGCTGACCTCAAGCTGCACGATATACCGAACACGGTAGGGGGAGCGGTCCGGGCCCTCGTGCGCAAGGGCGCCTCCATGATCACCATCCACTGCAGCGGAGGCAGGGCGATGCTGGAGGCCGCGGTGAGGGCGGCGGGGGAGGAAGCGCCAGCCGCGGGCACCGCGCGGCCGCTGCTCCTTGGGGTGACCGTGCTCACCAGCCTGGACGAAGCGGGAGCGGCGGAGATAGGCTGGGAGAACGGTATCGGACACGCCGTGTCTTCCCTGGCCAGGCTGGCGGTGGAAAGCGGGCTCGACGGAGTGGTGGCCTCGCCTCGCGAGGCCTTGCGGCTGCGGGAGGACCTGGGACAGGGGGCGGTTATCGTGACCCCAGGTATCCGGGCGAGGGATGAAGACGCCCAGGACCAGGCGCGCACCGCGTCGGCGGGGGGTGCCCTGGCGTCGGGTGCTGACTTCCTGGTGGTAGGAAGGCCGGTGACCGCGCGGCAAGACCCGGTGAAGGCGTTACGCGAGCTGAGGCGGGAGGCGGGGATCCAGGGCGCTTGA